The proteins below are encoded in one region of Brassica napus cultivar Da-Ae chromosome A6, Da-Ae, whole genome shotgun sequence:
- the LOC106346664 gene encoding peptide deformylase 1A, chloroplastic/mitochondrial gives METLFRVSLRLLPVSAAVTRRSIRFPVSTPGSSSHLLNRSLYKFSSSSSSVKTNAGWLLGLGDKKKKPTNLPDIVAAGDPVLHEKAREVDPDEIGSERIQKIIDDMVKVMRLAPGVGLAAPQIGIPLRIIVLEDTIEYISYAPKEEVLAQERRPFDLLVMVNPELKGVSNKKALFFEGCLSVDGFRGAVERYLEVEVTGYDRQGKRIEVNASGWQARILQHECDHLDGNLYVDKMIPRTFRIVDNLDLPLAEGCPKLGPQ, from the exons ATGGAAACCCTTTTCAGAGTCTCACTCCGTCTTCTCCCGGTTTCCGCCGCCGTGACACGTCGCTCAATCCGTTTCCCCGTTTCAACACCCGGTTCCTCCTCCCACTTGCTGAACCGTAGTCTGTATaagttctcttcttcttcctcctctgtgAAGACAAATGCTGGTTGGCTGTTGGGTCTGGGTGACAAGAAGAAAAAGCCAACGAATTTACCTGATATCGTAGCAGCCGGAGATCCGGTTCTGCACGAGAAGGCCCGAGAGGTTGACCCGGATGAAATCGGGTCGGAGCGTATTCAGAAGATAATTGATGATATGGTCAAAGTTATGAGATTGGCTCCTGGCGTTGGCCTCGCCGCTCCTCAGATTGGTATCCCTTTAAGA ATTATTGTTTTGGAAGATACAATAGAGTATATAAGTTACGCACCAAAGGAGGAGGTTCTTGCTCAAGAAAGACGTCCTTTTGATCTCTTg GTGATGGTGAATCCGGAGCTTAAGGGGGTTAGCAACAAGAAAGCTCTCTTCTTTGAAGGATGTCTGAGTGTGGATGGATTCAGAGGTGCGGTGGAGAGATACCTCGAAGTGGAAGTCACAGGCTACGATCGTCAAGGGAAACGAATCGAAGTGAATGCTTCAGGTTGGCAAGCGAGGATTCTGCAACACGAGTGCGATCATTTGGATGGTAATCTTTATGTGGATAAGATGATACCACGCACTTTTAGGATAGTCGACAACTTGGACTTGCCTCTCGCAGAAGGCTGTCCTAAACTCGGGCCTCAATGA
- the LOC111216269 gene encoding uncharacterized protein At1g15400-like produces the protein MEGLQRSTISFRRQGSSGIVWDDRVIAELNKQANEQKEESQRDEQPKPMSETSEQPKPIAGDEKDKLRPIKTGVPTIERSRSNGGGAARHHRTTGRVSPAVEPPSPRLSTCGCCSAFGKKPPGKKNNNPRKRPPKRRSR, from the coding sequence ATGGAAGGTCTTCAAAGATCAACCATCTCCTTCCGCCGTCAGGGATCTTCCGGCATAGTCTGGGACGACCGTGTCATCGCCGAGCTTAACAAACAGGCCAACGAGCAGAAAGAAGAAAGTCAACGCGACGAACAGCCTAAGCCGATGTCTGAAACCTCAGAGCAACCGAAACCGATCGCCGGCGACGAGAAAGACAAGCTCAGGCCGATCAAAACCGGTGTTCCAACAATCGAGAGGAGTCGATCCAACGGCGGAGGAGCCGCACGACATCACAGAACTACCGGAAGAGTGTCTCCTGCGGTGGAGCCGCCGTCTCCGAGGTTGTCGACGTGCGGTTGCTGCTCTGCGTTTGGGAAGAAACCGCCGGGGAAGAAGAATAATAATCCGAGGAAAAGGCCACCGAAGCGCAGATCGAGGTAG
- the LOC106346658 gene encoding broad specificity amino-acid racemase RacX, producing the protein MSLQIFTNPSHGLAQVWFSKRISCKTRLSRVLATPPSSTLLHMDENNNNLPKSIKGFDSRGSLNNLHADSMLRQANTVGIIGGISTDSTLNFVRKLEDWSSKGGKSSLPFVLCSDPKLNKELLLYEENSYPSLYHRVKRTPADENQIVENLRNKRRSLERCGAKLILMPCHIAHTWYDEVCEGSSVPMLHMGDCIVKELEEAKMKPLEAGNPLRVGVMASSATLSAGFYQERLQNNGFEAVLPDKATMDHTVIPAIEAMKRDDMEGARNLLRIALQVLLVQAVNVVLLGSDEMRDLLPGDDPLLKKCVDPMDALARSAIKWAESL; encoded by the exons ATGTCTCTTCAGATATTCACAAACCCATCTCATGGTTTAGCTCAGGTATGGTTCTCTAAGAGGATATCATGCAAGACAAGACTGAGTCGTGTTCTCGCCACGCCACCGTCTTCAACCCTCTTGCATATGGACGAAAACAACAACAATCTTCCCAAGTCCATAAAGGGTTTTGATTCAAGAGGCAGTTTGAACAATCTCCATGCAGATTCTATGCTCAGGCAGGCCAATACGGTGGGAATTATCGGAGGCATTTCAACTGATTCCACTCTAAACTTCGTTAGGAAACTCGAGGACTGGAGCTCAAAAGGTGGTAAGAGCTCCTTACCCTTTGTGCTATGCTCGGATCCTAAGCTCAACAAGGAGCTTCTCTTATACGAGGAGAACTCTTACCCTTCTCTCTACCATAGAGTAAAGCGCACTCCAGCGGATGAAAACCAGATTGTGGAGAATCTAAGGAACAAGAGGAGATCTCTTGAGAGGTGTGGAGCTAAACTAATCTTAATGCCTTGTCATATTGCGCATACATGGTATGATGAGGTCTGTGAAGGGAGTTCAGTTCCTATGCTTCACATGGGTGACTGCATTGTCAAAGAGCTTGAAGAGGCCAAGATGAAGCCTCTTGAAGCTGGGAATCCTCTGCGTGTAGGTGTGATGGCGTCAAGCGCCACGTTATCCGCAGGGTTCTACCAGGAGAGACTACAGAACAAT GGATTTGAGGCGGTGCTTCCAGACAAGGCGACAATGGATCACACGGTGATCCCAGCTATAGAAGCAATGAAGAGAGATGACATGGAAGGAGCAAGGAACCTTTTGAGGATAGCATTGCAGGTGCTGTTGGTTCAGGCGGTGAATGTGGTGTTGCTAGGGTCAGATGAGATGAGGGACCTCTTGCCAGGGGATGATCCTCTGCTAAAGAAGTGTGTTGATCCAATGGATGCACTTGCAAGGTCTGCCATCAAATGGGCAGAGAGTCTATGA
- the LOC106346661 gene encoding late embryogenesis abundant protein 1: protein MASRQDEEFSVRAGQIVGQAHVKRAECKADNTNSSQASSFLQEKGEKVKSMAHDASEAVKNTLGMNTDNKNNNNNNNEYKNKNPLDNKNPNNTTCPSMPGHPPADI, encoded by the exons ATGGCGAGCAGACAGGATGAGGAGTTCAGTGTGAGGGCCGGCCAAATCGTGGGCCAAGCACAT GTGAAGAGGGCTGAGTGCAAAGCAGACAACACCAACTCTTCTCAAGCATCAAGCTTTCTTCAGGAG AAAGGAGAGAAAGTGAAGAGCATGGCACATGACGCATCAGAGGCAGTGAAGAACACACTGGGGATGAACACTgacaacaaaaacaacaacaacaataacaatgaATATAAGAACAAGAACCCTTTGGACAATAAGAATCCTAACAACACAACTTGTCCAAGCATGCCTGGTCATCCTCCTGCAGATATTTAA
- the LOC106346659 gene encoding WD repeat-containing protein 43 isoform X1, which produces MAKEKLKPLPTSDGAGEIAETTPREKKKHKKKSRKRAEPDPDVPSTREPRDSGVDEDRDGGVVEDADNEPTMGDKFESLHLLEGEKQSSKDSAAVDDKPPTAASVNVLLRQALHADDRSLLLDCLYNRDEQVIANSVAKLNSAEVLKLLNSLLPILQSRGAVLACAVPWIKSLLLTHSSGIMSQESSVLALNSMYQLIESRVSTLHTAVEVSSSLDLLVDDLDDEEEDEGPLIYEDKDTDDEEGQGPDEAMETDEDADESEDEAADGVNEFEDFDDMSD; this is translated from the exons ATGGCCAAGGAGAAACTGAAGCCTCTTCCCACCTCTGACGGAG CAGGTGAAATCGCCGAGACTACTcctagagagaagaagaagcataAGAAGAAGAGCAGGAAGCGAGCTGAACCCGATCCCGATGTGCCTTCGACAAGAGAGCCGCGTGATTCCG GTGTTGATGAAGATAGAGATGGAGGGGTAGTAGAGGATGCTGATAACGAGCCAACGATGGGTGATAAGTTTGAGAGTCTTCACTTATTAGAGGGAGAGAAGCAGAGTAGTAAGGATTCTGCAGCGGTCGATGATAAGCCTCCTACCGCAGCCTCTGTGAACGTTCTTCTGAGACAAGCATTGCATGCTGATGATCGGTCTCTTCTACTTGATTGCTTGTACAACCGAGATGAACAG GTGATTGCTAACTCGGTTGCTAAGTTGAATTCAGCAGAAGTACTCAAGCTTCTTAATTCCCTTCTACCAATACTACAATCTAG gGGTGCGGTTTTAGCTTGTGCGGTTCCGTGGATAAAAAGTCTGTTACTTACTCATTCCAGTGGGATTATGTCCCAAGAGTCATCTGTGCTCGCTTTGAACTCCATGTATCAG CTCATTGAATCACGGGTATCAACCCTTCACACTGCCGTTGAAGTTTCAAGCAGCTTAGACTTG CTTGTGGACGAtttggatgatgaagaagaagatgaaggtcCCCTTATCTATGAGGACAAGGACACTGATGATGAAGAGGGACAAGGACCAGATGAAGCAATGGAAACAGATGAAGATGCAGACGAATCAGAGGATGAAGCAGCTGATGGTGTCAATGAGTTTGAAGATTTTGACGACATGAGCGATTGA
- the LOC106346659 gene encoding WD repeat-containing protein 43 isoform X2, translated as MAKEKLKPLPTSDGGEIAETTPREKKKHKKKSRKRAEPDPDVPSTREPRDSGVDEDRDGGVVEDADNEPTMGDKFESLHLLEGEKQSSKDSAAVDDKPPTAASVNVLLRQALHADDRSLLLDCLYNRDEQVIANSVAKLNSAEVLKLLNSLLPILQSRGAVLACAVPWIKSLLLTHSSGIMSQESSVLALNSMYQLIESRVSTLHTAVEVSSSLDLLVDDLDDEEEDEGPLIYEDKDTDDEEGQGPDEAMETDEDADESEDEAADGVNEFEDFDDMSD; from the exons ATGGCCAAGGAGAAACTGAAGCCTCTTCCCACCTCTGACGGAG GTGAAATCGCCGAGACTACTcctagagagaagaagaagcataAGAAGAAGAGCAGGAAGCGAGCTGAACCCGATCCCGATGTGCCTTCGACAAGAGAGCCGCGTGATTCCG GTGTTGATGAAGATAGAGATGGAGGGGTAGTAGAGGATGCTGATAACGAGCCAACGATGGGTGATAAGTTTGAGAGTCTTCACTTATTAGAGGGAGAGAAGCAGAGTAGTAAGGATTCTGCAGCGGTCGATGATAAGCCTCCTACCGCAGCCTCTGTGAACGTTCTTCTGAGACAAGCATTGCATGCTGATGATCGGTCTCTTCTACTTGATTGCTTGTACAACCGAGATGAACAG GTGATTGCTAACTCGGTTGCTAAGTTGAATTCAGCAGAAGTACTCAAGCTTCTTAATTCCCTTCTACCAATACTACAATCTAG gGGTGCGGTTTTAGCTTGTGCGGTTCCGTGGATAAAAAGTCTGTTACTTACTCATTCCAGTGGGATTATGTCCCAAGAGTCATCTGTGCTCGCTTTGAACTCCATGTATCAG CTCATTGAATCACGGGTATCAACCCTTCACACTGCCGTTGAAGTTTCAAGCAGCTTAGACTTG CTTGTGGACGAtttggatgatgaagaagaagatgaaggtcCCCTTATCTATGAGGACAAGGACACTGATGATGAAGAGGGACAAGGACCAGATGAAGCAATGGAAACAGATGAAGATGCAGACGAATCAGAGGATGAAGCAGCTGATGGTGTCAATGAGTTTGAAGATTTTGACGACATGAGCGATTGA